Proteins encoded within one genomic window of Brassica rapa cultivar Chiifu-401-42 chromosome A09, CAAS_Brap_v3.01, whole genome shotgun sequence:
- the LOC103840380 gene encoding V-type proton ATPase subunit E2, whose amino-acid sequence MNDADVSKQIQQMVRFIRQEADEKANEISISAEEEFNIERLQLLETAKRKLRQDYDRKLKQVDIRKRIDYSTQLNASRIKYLQAQDDVVTSMKDSAAKDLLRVSNDKNAYKKLLKALIVESLLRLKEPSVLLRCREMDKKVVESIIEDAKKQYADKAKVASPKITIDEKVFLPPPPNPKQPDSHDPHCSGGVVLASQDGKIVCENTLDARLDVAFRQKLPQIRTRLVGAPETSRA is encoded by the exons atgAACGACGCAGATGTGTCAAAGCAGATACAACAGATGGTCCGGTTCATCCGGCAAGAGGCGGATGAGAAAGCTAACGAAATCTCAATCTCCGCTGAGGAGGAATTCAACATAGAGAGACTTCAGCTTCTCGAGACTGCCAAGCGTAAGCTCCGTCAAGATTATGACCGTAAGCTCAAGCAGGTCGACATCCGCAAGCGCAT CGACTACTCGACGCAGCTGAATGCAAGTAGGATTAAGTACCTTCAAGCACAAGATGATGTTGTCACCTCCATGAAAGACTCTGCTGCTAAGGATCTCCTTCGTGTCTCCAACGACAAGAACGCGTACAAAAAGCTTCTCAAGGCTCTAATCGTAGAG AGTTTGCTGCGGCTGAAAGAGCCATCAGTGCTGCTGAGATGCAGAGAGATGGACAAGAAGGTTGTTGAGTCAATCATCGAGGATGCTAAGAAACAGTATGCAGATAAAGCCAAAGTCGCGTCTCCTAAGATAACCATCGACGAGAAAGTGTTCCTCCCTCCACCTCCTAATCCTAAGCAACCTGATTCACATGACCCTCACTG CTCGGGAGGGGTGGTGCTAGCTTCTCAAGACGGAAAGATTGTCTGCGAGAATACTTTAGACGCACGTCTAGACGTTGCCTTCAGACAGAAGCTTCCCCAG ATCCGGACACGCCTCGTTGGAGCTCCTGAAACCTCAAGAGCATGA